From Chaetodon auriga isolate fChaAug3 chromosome 10, fChaAug3.hap1, whole genome shotgun sequence, a single genomic window includes:
- the ap4b1 gene encoding AP-4 complex subunit beta-1 isoform X2, with the protein MPYLGSEDAVRELRRALSNPNVQSDQLRYRNTILKVIRAMSQGVDVSGLFSEMVKACATVDIVQKKLVYVFLCSYATLNPELSLLVINTLRKDCQDPNPMVRSLALRNMTNLRLTSLVEYVEQPLTAGLRDRAACVRRVAVLGWAKLHNLQPSSEIDAAVVNELYGLLRDPDPVVMVNCLRALEDILKEEGGVAINKPITHHLLNRLKECDVWGQCEVLKILQRYQPQSEDELFDILSLLDASLVSPHPLVMAATLSLFLSLCSGLPAVSLAALERVRGPLLAACGSVSREMRFTALCHIQLLLRSVPGLMGAHYKRFFCGYAEPAYIKQRKMQVLVELVNDENVSMLLDELKGYCTDVNTDTSQAAISAIGRIGRSYSDRCLEILTGLLALKQEHITSAVVQTMRDLVWVCPQCSDTVCLALEGCEETLQDSQGRQALLWLLGVYGERISSAPYTLEVFIDGVRSEASLGVKMELLTTTMRLFLCRPAETQDMLGRLLHYCIEEDTDMCIRDQALFYYRLLHCGIEETRKVLHGRRSDPSLGVLIGRPAEPISQWANSFNTLEPLRQRTIETESASRGSPEHVTFDPKPNSDLSDTLNCSPVEKFHSGAEKMEEEDCVCLEEWVQNTAVPHCSPQSLQAAMQLVHIQTLAFTPPHTLPWRVYLYTHTQHVHHGNISQSTLILGELLYTGNQRTVIKKGMCDRQMVEGSEKGQVKEGQEIRPDSMCKRESVRKEGEEDEGVKVTLKQQPKDDKALKGVLCILTTLLHTLSAERN; encoded by the exons ATGCCTTATCTGGGCAGTGAGGACGCTGTgagggagctgaggagagcGCTGTCCAACCCCAACGTCCAGTCCGACCAGCTGCGCTACAGGAACACCATCCTCAAAGTCATCAG gGCGATGTCACAGGGCGTGGATGTATCAGGCCTGTTCAGTGAGATGGTAAAAGCCTGTGCCACAGTAGACATAGTGCAGAAGAAACTGGTCTATGTCTTCCTGTGTTCCTATGCCACTTTAAACCCTGAGCTGTCCCTGCTCGTCATCAATACGCTGAGGAAAGACTGTCAGGATCCAAACCCCATGGTCCGCAGCCTGGCCCTGAGGAACATGACCAACCTCAG GTTAACCAGTCTGGTGGAGTATGTGGAGCAGCCTCTGACTGCAGGACTGAGGGACAGAGCAGCTTGTGTGCGGCGGGTGGCTGTACTCGGCTGGGCCAAACTCCACAATCTTCAACCCAGTTCGGAGATTG ATGCTGCAGTGGTGAACGAGCTGTATGGCCTGCTGAGGGACCCAGACCCCGTGGTGATGGTGAACTGCCTCCGAGCTCTGGAGGATATcctgaaggaggagggaggagtcGCGATTAACAAACCTATCACCCATCACCTGCTCAATAG GTTGAAGGAGTGTGATGTTTGGGGTCAGTGTGAGGTGTTGAAGATCCTCCAGCGCTACCAGCCTCAGTCGGAGGACGAGCTCTTTGACATCCTGTCCCTGCTGGATGCCTCCTTGGTCAGCCCTCACCCGCTTGTCATGGCTGCCACTCTTAGCCTCTtcctcagcctctgctctgGCCTGCCTGCTGTCAGTCTGGCGGCCCTGGAGCGAGTGCGTGGTCCCCTGCTGGCTGCCTGTGGGAGTGTGTCCAGAGAGATGAGGTTCACTGCCCTCTGCCACATACAG TTGCTGTTGCGTTCTGTCCCTGGACTAATGGGAGCCCACTACAAACGGTTCTTCTGTGGCTATGCTGAGCCAGCTTACATCAAGCAAAGGAAGATGCAG gtgttgGTGGAGCTGGTGAACGATGAGAATGTGTCAATGTTACTGGATGAGCTGAAAGGATACTGCACTGATGTCAACACTGACACTTCCCAGGCAGCAATCTCAGCTATAG GTCGGATTGGACGGAGCTATAGCGACCGCTGTCTAGAGATCCTGACCGGACTGCTTGCACTCAAACAGGAGCACATCACCTCTG CGGTGGTGCAGACAATGCGTGACCTGGTGTGGGTATGTCCTCAGTGTagtgacactgtgtgtttaGCTCTTGAGGGCTGCGAGGAGACGCTGCAGGATAGCCAG GGCAGGCAGGCCTTGCTGTGGTTGCTGGGTGTGTATGGGGAGCGGATCTCCAGTGCCCCCTACACATTGGAGGTGTTCATTGACGGAGTGAGGAGCGAGGCCTCTCTGGGAGTCAAGATGGAGCTTCTGACAACCACAATGAGGCTGTTTTTGTGCCGGCCTGCTGAGACACAAGACATGCTTGGAAGACTTTTGCACTACTGCATAG agGAGGATACAGACATGTGCATACGTGACCAGGCACTTTTCTACTACCGCTTGTTACATTGTGGGATAGAAGAGACCCGAAAGGTCCTCCATGGTCGGAGGTCAGACCCTTCATTGGGTGTTCTGATTGGCCGCCCCGCTGAGCCCATCAGCCAATGGGCAAACAGCTTTAACACTCTGGAGCCTCTGAGGCAGAGAACCATAGAGACAGAGTCAGCCAGCAGAGGAAGCCCTGAacatgtgacctttgaccccaagCCAAACTCTGACCTCTCAGACACACTGAACTGTAGCCCGGTTGAGAAGTTTCATTCAG GTGCTGAGAAAATGGAAGAGGAGGATTGTGTGTGCTTGGAAGAATGGGTCCAGAACACTGCAGTACCCCACTGTTCACCACAAAGTCTTCAGGCTGCGATGCAGCTGGTCCATATCCAGACGCTGGCCTTCacgccaccacacacactcccctggAGGGTGTACCTGTACACACATACCCAGCATGTGCACCATGGCAATATTTCCCAGAGCACACTCATACTGGGTGAACTGCTGTACACTGGAAATCAGAGAACCGTAATTAAGAAAGGcatgtgtgacagacagatggtggAGGGCAGTGAGAAGGGGCAGGTCAAAGAGGGACAGGAAATCAGGCCTGACAGCATGTGCAAAAGAGAGTCTGTGAGaaaagaaggggaagaggaTGAGGGTGTAAAGGTGACTCTAAAGCAGCAACCAAAAGATGACAAAGCTCTGAAGGGAGTTCTCTGCATTCTTACCACATTactgcacacactgtctgcagagagaaattaa
- the ap4b1 gene encoding AP-4 complex subunit beta-1 isoform X1: MPYLGSEDAVRELRRALSNPNVQSDQLRYRNTILKVIRAMSQGVDVSGLFSEMVKACATVDIVQKKLVYVFLCSYATLNPELSLLVINTLRKDCQDPNPMVRSLALRNMTNLRLTSLVEYVEQPLTAGLRDRAACVRRVAVLGWAKLHNLQPSSEIDAAVVNELYGLLRDPDPVVMVNCLRALEDILKEEGGVAINKPITHHLLNRLKECDVWGQCEVLKILQRYQPQSEDELFDILSLLDASLVSPHPLVMAATLSLFLSLCSGLPAVSLAALERVRGPLLAACGSVSREMRFTALCHIQLLLRSVPGLMGAHYKRFFCGYAEPAYIKQRKMQVLVELVNDENVSMLLDELKGYCTDVNTDTSQAAISAIGRIGRSYSDRCLEILTGLLALKQEHITSAVVQTMRDLVWVCPQCSDTVCLALEGCEETLQDSQGRQALLWLLGVYGERISSAPYTLEVFIDGVRSEASLGVKMELLTTTMRLFLCRPAETQDMLGRLLHYCIEEDTDMCIRDQALFYYRLLHCGIEETRKVLHGRRSDPSLGVLIGRPAEPISQWANSFNTLEPLRQRTIETESASRGSPEHVTFDPKPNSDLSDTLNCSPVEKFHSEIASPCTDSSADVPASSVMVPLSLSLSPALSPEEFEQLWVQHQVLQAEHGAEKMEEEDCVCLEEWVQNTAVPHCSPQSLQAAMQLVHIQTLAFTPPHTLPWRVYLYTHTQHVHHGNISQSTLILGELLYTGNQRTVIKKGMCDRQMVEGSEKGQVKEGQEIRPDSMCKRESVRKEGEEDEGVKVTLKQQPKDDKALKGVLCILTTLLHTLSAERN, encoded by the exons ATGCCTTATCTGGGCAGTGAGGACGCTGTgagggagctgaggagagcGCTGTCCAACCCCAACGTCCAGTCCGACCAGCTGCGCTACAGGAACACCATCCTCAAAGTCATCAG gGCGATGTCACAGGGCGTGGATGTATCAGGCCTGTTCAGTGAGATGGTAAAAGCCTGTGCCACAGTAGACATAGTGCAGAAGAAACTGGTCTATGTCTTCCTGTGTTCCTATGCCACTTTAAACCCTGAGCTGTCCCTGCTCGTCATCAATACGCTGAGGAAAGACTGTCAGGATCCAAACCCCATGGTCCGCAGCCTGGCCCTGAGGAACATGACCAACCTCAG GTTAACCAGTCTGGTGGAGTATGTGGAGCAGCCTCTGACTGCAGGACTGAGGGACAGAGCAGCTTGTGTGCGGCGGGTGGCTGTACTCGGCTGGGCCAAACTCCACAATCTTCAACCCAGTTCGGAGATTG ATGCTGCAGTGGTGAACGAGCTGTATGGCCTGCTGAGGGACCCAGACCCCGTGGTGATGGTGAACTGCCTCCGAGCTCTGGAGGATATcctgaaggaggagggaggagtcGCGATTAACAAACCTATCACCCATCACCTGCTCAATAG GTTGAAGGAGTGTGATGTTTGGGGTCAGTGTGAGGTGTTGAAGATCCTCCAGCGCTACCAGCCTCAGTCGGAGGACGAGCTCTTTGACATCCTGTCCCTGCTGGATGCCTCCTTGGTCAGCCCTCACCCGCTTGTCATGGCTGCCACTCTTAGCCTCTtcctcagcctctgctctgGCCTGCCTGCTGTCAGTCTGGCGGCCCTGGAGCGAGTGCGTGGTCCCCTGCTGGCTGCCTGTGGGAGTGTGTCCAGAGAGATGAGGTTCACTGCCCTCTGCCACATACAG TTGCTGTTGCGTTCTGTCCCTGGACTAATGGGAGCCCACTACAAACGGTTCTTCTGTGGCTATGCTGAGCCAGCTTACATCAAGCAAAGGAAGATGCAG gtgttgGTGGAGCTGGTGAACGATGAGAATGTGTCAATGTTACTGGATGAGCTGAAAGGATACTGCACTGATGTCAACACTGACACTTCCCAGGCAGCAATCTCAGCTATAG GTCGGATTGGACGGAGCTATAGCGACCGCTGTCTAGAGATCCTGACCGGACTGCTTGCACTCAAACAGGAGCACATCACCTCTG CGGTGGTGCAGACAATGCGTGACCTGGTGTGGGTATGTCCTCAGTGTagtgacactgtgtgtttaGCTCTTGAGGGCTGCGAGGAGACGCTGCAGGATAGCCAG GGCAGGCAGGCCTTGCTGTGGTTGCTGGGTGTGTATGGGGAGCGGATCTCCAGTGCCCCCTACACATTGGAGGTGTTCATTGACGGAGTGAGGAGCGAGGCCTCTCTGGGAGTCAAGATGGAGCTTCTGACAACCACAATGAGGCTGTTTTTGTGCCGGCCTGCTGAGACACAAGACATGCTTGGAAGACTTTTGCACTACTGCATAG agGAGGATACAGACATGTGCATACGTGACCAGGCACTTTTCTACTACCGCTTGTTACATTGTGGGATAGAAGAGACCCGAAAGGTCCTCCATGGTCGGAGGTCAGACCCTTCATTGGGTGTTCTGATTGGCCGCCCCGCTGAGCCCATCAGCCAATGGGCAAACAGCTTTAACACTCTGGAGCCTCTGAGGCAGAGAACCATAGAGACAGAGTCAGCCAGCAGAGGAAGCCCTGAacatgtgacctttgaccccaagCCAAACTCTGACCTCTCAGACACACTGAACTGTAGCCCGGTTGAGAAGTTTCATTCAG AAATTGCCAGTCCGTGTACAGATTCCTCTGCTGATGTCCCAGCTTCCAGCGTCATGGTCCCCCTCAGTTTGTCCCTCTCCCCAGCTCTCAGCCCAGAGGAGTTTGAGCAGCTGTGGGTGCAGCATCAGGTTTTGCAAGCTGAGCACG GTGCTGAGAAAATGGAAGAGGAGGATTGTGTGTGCTTGGAAGAATGGGTCCAGAACACTGCAGTACCCCACTGTTCACCACAAAGTCTTCAGGCTGCGATGCAGCTGGTCCATATCCAGACGCTGGCCTTCacgccaccacacacactcccctggAGGGTGTACCTGTACACACATACCCAGCATGTGCACCATGGCAATATTTCCCAGAGCACACTCATACTGGGTGAACTGCTGTACACTGGAAATCAGAGAACCGTAATTAAGAAAGGcatgtgtgacagacagatggtggAGGGCAGTGAGAAGGGGCAGGTCAAAGAGGGACAGGAAATCAGGCCTGACAGCATGTGCAAAAGAGAGTCTGTGAGaaaagaaggggaagaggaTGAGGGTGTAAAGGTGACTCTAAAGCAGCAACCAAAAGATGACAAAGCTCTGAAGGGAGTTCTCTGCATTCTTACCACATTactgcacacactgtctgcagagagaaattaa
- the LOC143326423 gene encoding alpha-1,3-mannosyl-glycoprotein 4-beta-N-acetylglucosaminyltransferase C-like has translation MRRHSKTKNIVLAVLLFTGALYIKNQLDFPAIGQGMAYEPFLNESTLQAKRLVNKESWVEQGNYLPLRVSYQLLTGTPSTQQRYLSIGLSSVKRAKGTYLISTLQSLFTQSSPEERSSMVVVVLLADFDISWRVSTVREINNAFASELEQGQLLVVHVAQDWYPPLTGLKRNYNDAPQRVSFRSKQNLDYSFLIHYSTGLSQYYLQLEDDVSSAKNFLTTIKRRVEEQEAKKTTWAMLEFSTLGYIGKLYKTADLPLLARFLFIFYQEMPCDWLMSHFRTLLTQKGSIIFKPSLFQHEGSFSSFQGTYNKLKDKYFNDGPYTNPSSEVYSDIPTYKNHFPKLAWDAGEEFFWGRSPEKGNYLTVVFADPTVVTGICVETGLGGKDLLDSAQVEIGHNVFSIKEEEKSCKEFQSVGMLENGRFEMQEIDQKYSSASSCLRILVTAGQSDWVIIKKIRISTKPIIPPHQA, from the exons ATGCGACGTCATTCAAAGACGAAGAATATTGTATTGGCAGTGCTGCTTTTCACTGGGGCATTGTACATCAAGAACCAGCTGGACTTCCCAGCTATT ggCCAAGGAATGGCATATGAACCATTTCTAAATGAGTCAACTTTGCAAGCAAAGAGGCTGGTTAATAAGGAGTCCTGGGTCGAACAGGGAAATTACCTGCCCCTCCGTGTGTCCTATCAGCTGCTTACTGGAACACCATCTACTCAACAGA GATATTTATCAATTGGATTATCATCGGTGAAGAGGGCGAAGGGCACCTACCTAATCTCCACTTTGCAGTCCCTCTTCACCCAATCTTCTCCTGAAGAGCGCTCCTCCATGGTGGTGGTAGTGCTCCTAGCAGATTTTGATATCAGTTGGAGAGTCTCAACAGTGAGGGAGATCAACAATGCATTTGCCTCTGAGCTGGAACAAGGCCAGCTGCTGGTGGTCCACGTTGCTCAGGATTGGTACCCTCCCCTTACAG GCCTAAAGAGGAACTACAACGATGCTCCACAAAGGGTATCATTTCGCTCCAAGCAGAACCTGGATTACTCCTTCCTGATCCACTACAGTACTGGTCTTAGCCAATACTACCTCCAGCTGGAGGATGATGTCTCCTCTGCAAAAAACTTCCTTACCACCATCAAGAGGCGCGTTGAGGAGCAAGAGGCAAAGAAGACAACCTGGGCAATGCTGGAATTCTCAACTCTTGGCTACATCGGGAAACTCTACAAAACAGCGGATCTACCTCTCCTGGCTcgcttcctcttcatcttctatCAGGAAATGCCCTGCGACTGGTTGATGTCTCATTTCCGAACGCTGCTGACTCAGAAAGGGTCAATCATCTTCAAACCCTCACTGTTCCAACATGAGGGGAGTTTCTCTTCATTCCAAGGGACATACAACAAGCTAAAGGACAAGTATTTTAATGACGGGCCCTACACCAATCCTTCATCTGAGGTTTACTCTGATATCCCCACCTACAAGAATCACTTCCCCAAACTGGCCTGGGATGCTGGGGAGGAATTCTTCTGGGGACGCTCCCCTGAAAAAGGAAATTATCTGACCGTGGTGTTCGCAGACCCTACAGTAGTGACAGGGATATGTGTAGAAACAGGGTTAGGGGGCAAAGACCTCCTAGACTCAGCTCAGGTGGAGATAGGCCATAATGTGTTTTCTAtcaaggaagaggagaagagttGCAAAGAGTTCCAGTCAGTGGGGATGTTAGAGAATGGGAGGTTTGAGATGCAAGAGATAGACCAAAAGTATAGCTCTGCTTCTTCCTGTTTGAGGATCCTAGTCACAGCTGGGCAGAGTGATTGGGTAATCATTAAGAAAATCAGGATCTCAACAAAACCGATTATACCTCCGCATCAAGCATAG
- the cfap126 gene encoding protein Flattop, whose protein sequence is MSSNYSANQYDSAFRSQQLQNWCGTKHYKERPTAHRGHTTFIADDRGHLLSGVLKRGSAWPDFKGTWDLPARIPCHRINPTSRSVEGLNRLKSWGFDPQHTSKSQPHRGSRNTDRLQDGGQQTTGDVQHDGVAPSSAAEAQPASQNLLITGGERSASQNQDSQVAVVGSIGQPAKDRLLSQCSAAEEKPAMKPAAGEGTNSTPKISKGRPMSNVVENIASQGAKSSSKQRHQDAEQDQ, encoded by the exons ATGTCGTCCAATTACTCAGCAAACCAG TATGACAGTGCTTTCAGGtcgcagcagctgcagaactgGTGTGGGACTAAGCACTACAAAGAG aGACCCACCGCACACAGGGGTCACACTACCTTCATAGCCGATGACAGAGGACATCTGCTCTCAGGGGTGTTAAAG AGGGGCAGCGCATGGCCGGACTTTAAGGGGACCTGGGATTTACCTGCTCGTATCCCATGCCACCGCATCAACCCCACAAGTCGCTCTGTGGAGGGTCTCAACAGGCTGAAGTCCTGGGGTTTTGACCCACAGCACACTAGCAAGTCTCAGCCACATagaggcagcagaaacactgacagactgcaggatgGTGGCCAGCAG ACCACTGGGGATGTACAGCATGATGGTGTTGCCCcatcctctgcagctgaagccCAACCAGCATCTCAGAACCTCCTCATCACTGGAGGTGAGAGAAGTGCCAGCCAAAACCAGGACTCACAGGTAGCTGTGGTTGGATCCATTGGACAGCCTGCTAAAGACAGGCTGCTGAGCCAGTGCTCTGCGGCTGAAGAGAAGCCAGCTATGAagcctgctgctggagagggaaCCAATAGTACGCCCAAAATTAGTAAGGGGAGACCAATGAGCAATGTGGTGGAGAACATAGCCAGCCAAGGAGCCAAATCATCCTCTAAGCAAAGACACCAAGATGCAGAACAAGACCAATGA
- the ccnq gene encoding cyclin-Q: MEPPSSHVPAAKDGPLWVADRRDSSRDGESDPARDIKTHFRVCRFIVETGVKLGMRSVPVATACVLYHRFFERVSTRAYEPYLVAMSCVYLAGKVEEQHIRTRDIINVSHRFFNSGSAPLECDKEFWDLRDSVVQCELLILRQLNFHVSFEHPHKYLLHYLLSVRSLVNRHAWSRTPVAETSWALLRDCYHGAMCIHHIPQHIAIAILYLALNSYGVELPVGEREWWQVLCEDVTKADIDAVISDLLQLYDMEAKCI; encoded by the exons ATGGAGCCTCCGTCCTCTCATGTACCTGCGGCTAAAGACGGACCGCTATGGGTGGCGGACAGAAGAGACTCCAGCCGGGATGGAGAGTCTGACCCCGCTCGGGacataaagacacattttcGCGTCTGTCGCTTCATTGTGGAGACAG GAGTGAAGCTCGGTATGCGTTCAGTGCCTGTGGCCACAGCGTGTGTGTTGTACCACCGTTTCTTTGAACGTGTCAGCACGAGAGCCTATGAACCCTACTTGGTGGCCATGAGCTGTGTGTACCTCGCTGGAAAAGTGGAGGAGCAGCACATCAGGACCCGTGACATCATCAACGTAAGCCACAG GTTTTTCAACAGTGGCAGCGCTCCTCTAGAATGTGACAAGGAGTTCTGGGACCTGAGGGACAGTGTGGTGCAGTGTGAGCTCCTCATCCTCCGACAGCTCAACTTCCACGTCTCCTTTGAACACCCTCACAAG TATTTACTTCACTACCTGTTGTCTGTGAGGTCGCTCGTGAACCGCCACGCCTGGTCTCGAACCCCCGTTGCTGAGACTTCTTGGGCGTTGCTTAGAGACTGTTACCATGGGGCCATGTGCATCCACCACATACCCCAACACATCGCCATAGCAATACTCTACCTGGCTCTGAACAGCTACGGAGTGGAGCTACCTGTTGGGGAGAGAGAGTggtggcag gtgctgTGTGAGGACGTGACCAAAGCAGACATTGACGCTGTGATCTCGGACCTTCTTCAACTCTATGACATGGAGGCCAAGTGTATCTGA